DNA sequence from the Calditerricola satsumensis genome:
GCGCGATGTGCTGCGAGAAGCCCTGCACTGGCCCGAAGCCGTGACCGGTTGTCACCGCCCCCGCTGGGTTGCGGTGTGCCGGACGACGTGAGGCGTTGCGGGCCTGACGCATTCGTTTCGGAGGGAGCGCCATGCGCTTTTTGGAAGACCTGTACGCGTTTTACCGGGAACAGATGGCGGCCAGCGAAGAGGATACGATGGTCATTCTCGTCTCCCTCTTGCGGGAACACAACCGCGAAGACCTGCTGCGCATCGTATGCGAGATGAGCGACGAGGAGATGCGCGACATGCTGGCGCTGTACCTCTTTGAGCGCATTCAGCAGAAGATGGCCCGCGAGGCCGGAACCGGGCAGACGCGGCAGGCGACGCGCCTGCACTGAGGGGGCACGTTGCGCCCGGCGGCGGCATAGGGTGGTAGGGAGCCGAGTTGGCAGCAAGCCGCCGCAAAGGAGGGCGGGATGTGGTTCACCTGTATCCGATTCCGATGGCCAATGGCGTGGCGATGGCGGTGGAAGTGCACTTGCCGAAAACGAGGCTGCTCGTCGTGACGGCCGGCGACGGCTACATCA
Encoded proteins:
- a CDS encoding DUF6154 family protein, with translation MRFLEDLYAFYREQMAASEEDTMVILVSLLREHNREDLLRIVCEMSDEEMRDMLALYLFERIQQKMAREAGTGQTRQATRLH